A DNA window from Gammaproteobacteria bacterium contains the following coding sequences:
- the ruvA gene encoding Holliday junction branch migration protein RuvA, giving the protein MISRLHGVLLEQDMDSVEVETAGGVVYQVHVPATVAGRLPPSGEQVRLRTVQVVRDDSVALYGFLEVHERDMFQRLLGTTGVGAKLAREMLSTYSARRLAQALANKETAVLTRVSGVGKKTAELLILRLSDKVRDLALAPAGGEAAPHGAREAVNALMALGYSFAQADEAVRGVTAGGGAGEEMKTEELIRRALERIGR; this is encoded by the coding sequence ATGATCAGCCGGCTGCACGGGGTTCTGCTCGAGCAGGACATGGATTCGGTCGAGGTGGAGACCGCGGGCGGCGTCGTGTATCAGGTTCACGTGCCGGCCACGGTGGCAGGACGCCTGCCGCCCTCCGGCGAGCAGGTGCGGCTGCGCACGGTGCAGGTCGTGCGCGACGATTCGGTCGCCCTGTACGGCTTCCTGGAAGTCCACGAGCGCGACATGTTCCAGCGCCTGCTGGGGACGACCGGGGTCGGCGCCAAGCTGGCGCGCGAGATGCTCTCGACCTACTCCGCCCGGCGTCTGGCACAGGCTCTCGCCAACAAGGAGACGGCCGTGCTCACCCGCGTGAGCGGGGTGGGAAAGAAGACGGCCGAATTGCTCATCCTCAGGCTCAGCGACAAGGTGCGCGACCTCGCGCTGGCCCCGGCCGGGGGCGAGGCGGCGCCTCACGGCGCGCGGGAGGCGGTCAACGCGCTCATGGCTCTGGGGTACTCCTTCGCGCAGGCGGACGAAGCCGTTCGCGGCGTGACGGCCGGCGGAGGCGCGGGAGAGGAGATGAAGACCGAGGAACTGATCCGGAGGGCGCTGGAGCGCATTGGCCGGTGA
- the ruvC gene encoding crossover junction endodeoxyribonuclease RuvC, which translates to MRAPDGALIVLGVDPGTARTGYGVVASGEGRLSLLECGVVRTRPRRPLADRIRHIFEAMQSIVQRFEPHVLSVEKVFQGKNPQSALTLGHARGAILLAGALAGVQIAEYSPTAIKSAVVGTGRATKEQVGFMVKTHLRLVSPPSPDDAADGVAAALCHCLIGDRPG; encoded by the coding sequence GTGAGGGCGCCGGACGGGGCGCTGATCGTGCTCGGGGTGGATCCGGGCACGGCGCGCACCGGCTACGGCGTGGTGGCCAGCGGCGAGGGCAGGTTGTCGCTGCTCGAATGCGGGGTGGTGCGCACCCGGCCCCGGCGCCCGCTTGCGGATCGCATCCGCCACATCTTCGAGGCGATGCAGTCGATCGTCCAGCGCTTCGAGCCCCACGTGCTCTCCGTCGAAAAGGTGTTCCAGGGGAAGAACCCGCAGAGCGCGCTTACGCTCGGCCATGCACGGGGCGCCATCCTGTTGGCGGGCGCGCTCGCCGGGGTCCAGATTGCCGAGTACTCGCCGACCGCGATCAAGAGCGCGGTCGTCGGCACCGGCCGGGCCACCAAGGAACAGGTGGGGTTCATGGTCAAGACACATCTGCGGCTGGTCTCCCCGCCGTCGCCGGACGACGCGGCCGACGGGGTGGCGGCCGCGCTCTGCCACTGCCTGATCGGGGACCGGCCCGGATGA